DNA sequence from the Luteitalea sp. genome:
ACGGCCTCCAGGTGGCCATCAATCGACCGTTCAGGAATGGCTTGCTCCTCAAGGGCGCGTACACCTGGTCGAAGTCGATGGGCGACTCGCCCGACGGTGAGGACGACCAGGACAGCCTCTTCTGGAACGCGCCGAACCAGCTCCATCGCAACTATGCGCTGCAGCCGTTCGACCGCACACACGTCTTCCAGCTTGGATTCCTGTACGAGCTGCCATTCGCGCGGAACGCCACAGGTCTCACCAAGGCACTGGCCGATGGCTGGCAGGTGAACGGGGTCTTCTACGCCTACACTGGCTTACCCTTTACGGTAACCGCCAACAGCGGCATCTCGATCAACATGCCTGGCAACGAGCAGACGGCTGATCAGGTAGGAGACCCTCAGAAGCTCGGGAACATTGGTGACGATGGCCCGTACTATGATCCGAGCGCGTGGGAGCAGCCCGAGGGTGTGCGCTTTGGCAACAGCGGCCGCAGCTCCGTCCGCGGACCCGGCGGCTGGAACACGGACCTCTCGGTCTTCCGGAGGTTCCCGATGGGCGGCACGCGCAACCTCGAGCTTCGCGTCGAGGCGTTCAACGTCTTCAATCACCCGGTCTTCACGAGGCCTGAAACGACGCACTCGTTGACCGACGACACCTTCATGCAGATCTTCGACACCGACGTCGGTCCGCGAGCGGTCCGCCTCGGTATGCGCTTCAGCTTCTAATGGATACTCACATCGACCGGAGAGCATTCTTGAAGGCCTCTGCCGTCGCGGCAGGCGGCGCGACCCTCGCGTCCGGCACCGCGTCGCGCGCTCAGGTGCCAACCGCTGCCAGTCCCTCTGCGAAACCGATCCGGCTCGGTTTCGTTGGTATCGGGGGAAGGGGCACGTACCACCTCGACTGCGCGCTCGGGATGGAGGGCGTGGAAATCCCAGCGCTCTGCGAGATCCGAGAGGATCGGCTGCAGAACGCGAAGAAGATGGTCGAAGAGTCGGGCCGCGGCGAGCCCACCCTCTATGGCCGCGGCGAGACGGACTTCCAGCGGATGTGCGAGACCGAGGCGCTCGACGCCGTCATCTGCTCCACCTCCTGGAAGTGGCACACACCAGTGTGCCTGGCGGCCATGCGAAGCGACAAGCATGCCGTGAGCGAGGTCCCCATCGTCCTCACGGTAGACGAGGCGTGGGAGCTGATTGAGACCTTCGAGAAGACCAAGAAATGGGCCACGCTCGCGCTCGAGCAGGTGCTGCTCGAATCCAGCGACGGGATGAACCTGGCCGTCTTGAACATGATCAAGGAAGGCGTCCTCGGCGAGATCATTCACGCCGAGGGCGGCTACATCCACGACCTCCGACTCGTGATGCACGATCCGGAGGAAGAGCCGTGGCGTCTCTGGCACTCGATTCATCGCAACGGCAACCTCTACCCGGATCACCCCATGAACACCGTGATGCCGTATCTGGACGTCAATCACGGCGACCGCTTCGACTTCCTCATGTCCATGAGCACGCGTTCCGGCATGCTCAACGAGTTCGCGAAGACGTACTACTCGCCGGATCATCCCAATGTCACGCTGGAGATGAAGCAAGGTGATTACAACGCGACCATCCTCCGTACGGTCGATGGCAAGGTCGTGACATTGAATCACGACACCCACACGCCGCATCCCAGGGGCATCGTTCGCGTGCAGGGGTCGAAGGGCGTGTTCATGAACGGGCGAGGGCTCGACGGGCCGAAGATCTACCTGGACGGCATCAGCCCGGAAGAGCACGAGTGGGAGGACGCGACGCCGTACCTGCAGGAATATCAGCACCCGCTCATCAAGGCGTACGACCCACCGGAGCGCACAGCCATACGCGGGCACGGCAGCGGCGCCAGGCGAACGCCGCTGACCTGGAGCCTGCTCGTCGAGGCGCTGCGCCGGGACGAGATGCCGTACTTCGACGTGTACGACTCGGTCACCTCGAGCGTCATCTCTCCGTTGACGGAGAAGTCCGTCGCCAACAGGAGCAAGCCGGTCGACTTTCCGGACTTCACCCGAG
Encoded proteins:
- a CDS encoding twin-arginine translocation signal domain-containing protein is translated as MDTHIDRRAFLKASAVAAGGATLASGTASRAQVPTAASPSAKPIRLGFVGIGGRGTYHLDCALGMEGVEIPALCEIREDRLQNAKKMVEESGRGEPTLYGRGETDFQRMCETEALDAVICSTSWKWHTPVCLAAMRSDKHAVSEVPIVLTVDEAWELIETFEKTKKWATLALEQVLLESSDGMNLAVLNMIKEGVLGEIIHAEGGYIHDLRLVMHDPEEEPWRLWHSIHRNGNLYPDHPMNTVMPYLDVNHGDRFDFLMSMSTRSGMLNEFAKTYYSPDHPNVTLEMKQGDYNATILRTVDGKVVTLNHDTHTPHPRGIVRVQGSKGVFMNGRGLDGPKIYLDGISPEEHEWEDATPYLQEYQHPLIKAYDPPERTAIRGHGSGARRTPLTWSLLVEALRRDEMPYFDVYDSVTSSVISPLTEKSVANRSKPVDFPDFTRGKWQSRPRLDLFNFVAYV